The Paenibacillus sp. RC334 nucleotide sequence GCAGGACGGCACGATCAAGTCTGGACCGGATATCATTTCCCGTGGTTTCGTATATGTCCGCGAATCGGAAGGTTTGCTGGATGAAGCGAATCGTATTGTCTCAAGCACACTGCATAAGCTCATGAGCGAGAATGTAAATGAATGGGCTTCCCTTAAAACAAATGTCAAGGATGCGCTGGGTCGCTTCTTGTATGAGCAAACTCGTCGCAGACCGATGATTTTGCCAATCATTATGGAAGTGTGAGTCAATTGAAATTTGCTCAAAAACCTGAATTAAAAACTTAAGTCACAGGCACACAGTCGCCTCTCTTCCCGCAGGAAATATTGGACGGTTTCCGCGGGAGGGGAGGCTTTTTTGGCTTTTTCGGGTGAGGAAAGAAGGAAAAACATGGGGGGCGGGTATAAAATATTCCATTTCCATCCCATACTATAGGGTGAATACGGGTCACAAAGACGCGTAAAGCGAAAGGAAGATCGCCCACATGGAACAATACAGCAACCTATCATCCGGCAGACAAGAAACGGAAGCACCGGATCAACCTATGCCTGAAGTTGGGCAAAGACCCATTTCCCCCGCTATGGAGGCCTTGCAGCAACTGGGACAAACCTCCATGCCCGGAAGCGAATCCAATATTTTTTGCATGACAATAATTGGTCAGATTGAAGGGCATCTGATTCTGCCACCGCAAAACAAAACGACCAAATACGAGCACATTATTCCCCAACTGGTAGCAGCGGAGCAAAATCCCCGTATTGAAGGCTTAATGATTCTGCTGAATACAGTAGGTGGGGATGTCGAGGCAGGGCTGGCTATTGCTGAAATGATCGCTTCAATGAGTAAACCGACGGTGACCATTGTCATTGGAGGCGGGCATAGTATCGGTGTACCTATCGCGGTTTCGTCCACCTATTCTTATATTGCTGAGAGCGCGACGATGACCATTCACCCGATTCGTATGAATGGCTTGGTTATCGGAGTTCCACAAACGTTTGAATATATGGAAAAAATGCAGGAGCGTGTTGTACGTTTTGTGGTTTCCCATTCGCGTATTACCGAGGAGCGGTTCAAGGAGCTTATGTTTAAAACCGGTGAACTGAATCGGGATATTGGTACTGCCGTTGGGGGAGCCGATGCAGTGAAATACGGCTTGATGGACGCGGTTGGTGGCATCGGAGAAGCATTGAAACAACTGAACACCATCATTGAATCTCGACGTCAGCAAAACGGGATTACAGGGACTCAGCAGCAGGCTCCGTTCGTATCTTTTTCCCCAAATGCTACAGATACCTCGACTGGAACGCTTCCTAATGAGCATAGTGGGGAGTTGCCTCAATGACCTTATATACCGTAATGCCAATGGAAATGGTGTGGGAGGGCATGTGGAAGGAGGCGGAGACGTTTGCGGAGATTCGGGTTGACGGTTTACTTATGCAGGTGCAGCCGCTCGAAAGTCGCAGGGGGATTATCGTGCGATTGCTAGATTGTCCGCTGGAAACTTACCTGAATCCGCGTTATGCACCAGGACAAGTCATCGAATGGTCGTAGAAGGTGTCGAATAGGATGAAAATAGGTCGTTTGATGTTGAAAAAGAACATATGTGCGGATACCGGGTGACGTGGTATAATATTCTTCTGGGGGGTGACCTTGAATGTCCAGAAGAAGGAAAAGGAAAAAGAAAGCCGCGTTTGGCGGAGTTCTAAAATTCGAAATTTACGGCATTGTGCTGATAACTTTGGCGGTCATTGCGCTGTCGGGTGAAGCGGCAGTCGGTCGGTCGCTATCCAAGATGTTTGGGCTGGTACTGGGGAAATTTTATTTTGTCATACCCCTGATCGGCATTTATTATGGTCTGATGGTGATGATTCACCGCAAATGGCCAAACCAGTGGAACTCACGTAAAACAGGGCTGTTGCTGCTGGTATTTGCCTTTACGCTTATGAGCTCTATTTCATCTATGGAGCAGCGTTTGGGGCCGATTAATGCACTTCAACCAGGCGGGGTGATGAGCCAGATACATATAGATATGCGTGAGCAGTTGCTATCGCCTGACAAGGAAGGCCATATCTCAATGCTGAACAAGGATATTAGCGGGGGATACATCGGCGCATTGCAGCTTACTGTGCTGTTGTGGCTGTTTGGTCTTACGGGTGCCAAGCTGATTATGATTGTAATGTTTGTGATTTGT carries:
- a CDS encoding ATP-dependent Clp protease proteolytic subunit is translated as MEQYSNLSSGRQETEAPDQPMPEVGQRPISPAMEALQQLGQTSMPGSESNIFCMTIIGQIEGHLILPPQNKTTKYEHIIPQLVAAEQNPRIEGLMILLNTVGGDVEAGLAIAEMIASMSKPTVTIVIGGGHSIGVPIAVSSTYSYIAESATMTIHPIRMNGLVIGVPQTFEYMEKMQERVVRFVVSHSRITEERFKELMFKTGELNRDIGTAVGGADAVKYGLMDAVGGIGEALKQLNTIIESRRQQNGITGTQQQAPFVSFSPNATDTSTGTLPNEHSGELPQ
- a CDS encoding YlzJ-like family protein: MTLYTVMPMEMVWEGMWKEAETFAEIRVDGLLMQVQPLESRRGIIVRLLDCPLETYLNPRYAPGQVIEWS